The Chloroflexi bacterium ADurb.Bin180 sequence AGGGTCACGCCAGCGGCACGCTGGTGAATGCGGTTCTCGCCCACTGCGATGACCTCGGCACCATCAACGGCGTGATTCGACCCGGGATTGTGCACCGCCTGGATAAGGACACTTCCGGGCTGTTGATCGTGGCCAAGAATGACCAGGCGCTGAGGGACCTCCAGTCACAGTTCAAGGCGCGCACCGTGCACAAGACATACATTGCGCTTGTCGAGGGCGTTCTCGAGGCAGCAAGCGGCATCATTGACGCGCCAATCGGCCGCGACTCAAGGCATCGGCAGAGAATGGCCGTGATCCCCGGTGGTGAGCGTACTGCCCAGACGAACTACCGGGTCCGAGAGTACTTTCCGCGACACACACTGGTCGAGGCCGAGCCGGTTACGGGCAGGACCCACCAGATCCGAGTTCACTTGGCCTTCATCGGCCATCCCGTAGTGGGTGATCCTGTCTATGGCCATCGTCACAAGTCGCTGCCGCTGGATCGACAGTTCCTGCACGCAGCAAAGGTCCGCTTCGCGCTCCCCGGCTCCGGTGAACAGGTCGAGTTCGAGTCTCCCCTTCCCGACGACCTCCAGGCCATCCTCCAG is a genomic window containing:
- the rluD gene encoding Ribosomal large subunit pseudouridine synthase D; this encodes MTTVHELIVQTGGQRIDSWVAEALPHLSRSYVRKLIDVGLVTVRAHAVKPSLKVQVGDVVRIDEPEPEPLTLTAEAIPLPVVFENADLLVVDKPAGMVVHPAQGHASGTLVNAVLAHCDDLGTINGVIRPGIVHRLDKDTSGLLIVAKNDQALRDLQSQFKARTVHKTYIALVEGVLEAASGIIDAPIGRDSRHRQRMAVIPGGERTAQTNYRVREYFPRHTLVEAEPVTGRTHQIRVHLAFIGHPVVGDPVYGHRHKSLPLDRQFLHAAKVRFALPGSGEQVEFESPLPDDLQAILQQLRS